One Ornithorhynchus anatinus isolate Pmale09 chromosome 2, mOrnAna1.pri.v4, whole genome shotgun sequence DNA segment encodes these proteins:
- the TMEM184A gene encoding transmembrane protein 184A yields the protein MNQPPAFSNGTSSNRVSASPAQVAVGLLQSGLLSMKDPMLASSEDAPQGGSLWNGSQGGEQIFLTTPAARGISGVFVWSALVLTCHQIYLHLRFYTVPHEQRYIIRLLFIVPIYSFDSWLSLLLLGSHQYYVYFNTVRDCYEAFVIYSFLSLCFEYLGGESAIMSEIRGKLIKSSCFYGTCCLPGMSYSIGFLRFCKQATLQFCIVKPIMSLVTIILQMFGKYHDGDFNIHSGYLYVTIIYNISVSLALYALFLFYFATKELLRPFEPVLKFLTIKAVIFLSFWQGMLLAILEKCGVIPEMQIINGKEVGAGTVAAGYQNFIICIEMFFAAIALRYAFTCQVYWEKKENSPVNVAPMQSISSGLKETISPQDIVQDAIHNFSPAYQQYTQQSMQEAKGPGQNGSMTPTPIPPSVKRSKSIEKRVLILSDEL from the exons aTGAATCAGCCTCCAGCATTCAGCAACGGGACCTCCTCTAACAGAGTCTCAGCGTCGCCCGCCCAGGTGGCTGTGGGGCTACTGCAGTCTGGACTCCTCTCCATGAAGGACCCCATGCTCGCTTCCAGTGAAGATGCCCCCCAGGGCGGCAGTCTCTGGAATGGCTCCCAAGGTGGTGAGCAGATTTTTCTGACCACTCCAGCTGCTCGGGGCATCTCAGGAGTCTTCGTGTGGTCAGCACTGGTGCTCACCTGTCACCAG ATCTACCTGCACCTGCGCTTCTACACTGTGCCCCATGAGCAACGCTACATCATCCGGCTCCTCTTCATCGTTCCCATCTATTCTTTCGACTCCtggctcagcctcctcctcctcggcagcCACCAGTACTATGTCTACTTCAACACTGTGCGTGACTGCTACGAAG CATTCGTCATTTACAGCTTCCTGAGTCTGTGCTTTGAGTACCTGGGCGGCGAGAGCGCCATCATGTCAGAGATCCGTGGAAAGCTGATCAA GTCCAGCTGCTTCTACGGGACCTGCTGTTTGCCGGGGATGTCCTATTCCATTGGCTTCCTGCGCTTCTGTAAGCAA GcaactctgcagttttgcattgtGAAGCCCATCATGTCTCTGGTCACCATAATACTGCAGATGTTTGGGAAATACCATGATGGAGATTTCAA TATCCACAGTGGCTACCTCTACGTCACCATCATCTACAACATCTCGGTCAGCCTGGCCCTGTATGCTCTGTTCCTTTTCTACTTTGCTACCAAGGAGCTGCTGCGCCCCTTCGAGCCAGTCCTCAAGTTCCTCACCATTAAAGCCgtcatcttcctctccttttggCAAG GGATGCTGTTGGCCATTCTGGAGAAGTGTGGGGTGATTCCCGAGATGCAAATCATCAATGGTAAAGAGGTGGGGGCTGGGACGGTGGCTGCAGGGTACCAGAACTTCATCATCTGTATTGAGATGTTCTTTGCTGCCATCGCTCTACGCTATGCCTTCACCTGCCAAGTGTactgggagaagaaggagaactcACCAG tgAACGTAGCCCCGATGCAGAGCATCTCCAGCGGCCTGAAGGAGACCATAAGCCCCCAGGACATTGTCCAGGATGCCATCCACAACTTCTCTCCCGCTTACCAGCAATACACCCAGCAATCCATGCAAGAAGCCAAGGGGCCGGGGCAAAACGGGTCcatgactcccacgcccatccCACCCAGCGTCAAGAGGAGCAAAAGCATCGAGAAGAGGGTGCTGATCCTTTCGGATGAGCTGTAG